One segment of Clavelina lepadiformis chromosome 2, kaClaLepa1.1, whole genome shotgun sequence DNA contains the following:
- the LOC143446120 gene encoding gamma-butyrobetaine dioxygenase-like, translating to MSIKNFQILHEKNILEIRWSDDHISRFHAKWIRFHCKCVRCKPTVTFDYKIDIPSFSPDLAYDEVKITDEGRKLHVIFEKELFQNHVTEHDADWLRQKCYCDACLECKVNERDVISKHLRSGREKVPPEVDFEEILEDSDRGTFKWLKHVIEEGMCLLKNVPREEKSIKEVASKIATLEETSFGSVWNVMDTGVDNGSYFPIALPLHQDQPTYETAPGLLLLHAFRFDSVVTGGDSTMVDMFEAVEIMRKESLEDFQTFVEVPATWCQVEYNPTSIEPVYLEHQKPHITLDYFGKVVGCVWQPGTHSTLQVRERDVERYYKAHNKMMEIIRRKELQYKFKLSAGDMIIFNNRRMVHARDAYKSNGGVRHLRGTYLRLDHVKSKYLVLGRKLGYDVIPPKVGNNSSM from the exons ATGTCGATAAAGAATTTCCAAATCTTGCATGAAAAGAATATTCTGGAAATACGTTGGAGTGACGATCATATCAGCAG gTTTCACGCAAAATGGATTCGATTCCACTGCAAATGCGTCAGATGCAAACCAACTGTGACATTTGATTACAAAATTGACATTCCTTCGTTTTCCCCGGACTTGGCCTATGACGAAGTGAAGATTACCGATGAAG GacgcaaacttcacgtaataTTCGAGAAAGAGCTCTTTCAAAATCATGTAACTGAGCATGACGCCGATTGGTTGAGACAAAAGTGCTATTGTGACGCGTGTTTGGAGTGCAAGGTCAATGAACGTGACGTCATTAGCAAACATTTGAGGAGCGGAAGGGAGAAGGTTCCACCTGAAGTAGATTTCGAAGAAATTCTAGAAGATTCTGATCGAGGAACTTTCAA GTGGCTTAAGCATGTTATAGAGGAAGGAATGTGTCTCTTAAAGAATGTTCCGAGAGAGGAAAAGAGCATTAAAGAG GTTGCCAGCAAAATTGCTACACTGGAAGAGACCAGTTTCGGATCg gTTTGGAATGTGATGGACACTGGAGTTGACAACGGCTCTTATTTCCCAATAGCGCTTCCGCTACATCAAGACCAACCCACTTATGAAACAGCTCCTGGATTACTGCTTTTGCATGCATTCAG ATTTGATTCAGTTGTTACCGGCGGAGACTCCACCATGGTTGATATGTTTGAGGCAGTGGAAATTATGCGAAAAGAATCGCTGGAagattttcaaacatttgttgAGGTTCCGGCAACTTGGTGCCAAGTGGAATATAATCCGACCAGCATCGAACCAGTGTACTTGGAGCACCAGAAACCTCACATTACTTTGGACTATTTTGGAAAG GTAGTCGGCTGTGTATGGCAGCCAGGAACACATTCAACATTGCAAGTTCGTGAGAGAGATGTGGAAAGATATTATAAAGCCCATAACAAAATGATGGAGATAATACGGAGAAAAGAATTACAG TACAAATTTAAACTTTCCGCTGGAGATATGATAATTTTCAATAACAGAAGAATGGTGCACGCCAGAGACGCTTACAAAAGCAATGGCGGTGTCCGTCATTTACGA GGAACCTACTTGCGTCTGGATCATGTCAAGAGCAAATATCTAGTTCTTGGAAGGAAGCTtggttatgacgtcattccgCCAAAAGTAGGCAACAATTCTTCAATGTGA